TAATACGAGTATATGGAGTTATTTGGAATATAGAAAAATGATGAATCCTGTGGTGTACTGTACTCTAAAACGCTATTGAAAGGCTAATTCAGCGTGTTCTTTTTAAATATATGCGATAGTGTCATAAATATAAAGCTTAAGAATTTAGATCCATTGAATCacagtttatttcaaatatcttacgaaataattgaaatcatgatttcaactgttacAATCTCAACTGagaatttcattatatttacaaCAATAAAAATCCTAaatagtttagaaaaactgGCTAACTGTTATACACAAAgaaaactatttaaaataaacagtaTCATAAAAATAACAGCTTGTGATAGTTGAGACTTCAGatcaaattaattaaatgtaaTATGTCCAGATTATACACATTCTGAACTTCATAATTCATAAACATATCCTAACCCTTAAGGAAGTCAGCTTAATATTCCAGAAGAGAGTGTAGATATATATGGTTTTACCAAATAAACCAGTCAGTATAATCATTTATAACCAGTAAATGGTTTCTTTAGTTTCAAGTTTTTAAATTCTAGAAATATTTCGTTACTTCAAAATTGcaatttttcaaattatttccACTTGAACATTTCTTTCATTATATGATTGTTTTTCAGATATGGAATATCTCAACTGGTGTATGTTATCATACACTTATTCGACCAATTTATAGAAATAATTTGACAGAAACAGCTGTATTTTCTTCCTCAGTTTCATGCTTACACTTGGATTATTCACAGAATAGACTTGTTGTAGCTTATCATGATGGTACAGTATTAGCAAAACATTTATCAGCATTTAATCCATTGATAAATGGTCATAACCATGACATCAGCCTTACAAatactgctaataataataacagtagtatAACGTGGGCATTTTATCCGAGTACGATATATTTAGATGAATACTTATATAAAACTGATTATAAATCGGGCAGTTTAATACGATGTTTAACTGGTGATGCATGGCATATAATATGTGGTTCCGATGATAAATCCATTAAAGTGAGTTTATTGTGAAACAATAATCCTACGTATGTCTAATATCAACCTGTTAACTCATTTACAGTTGGCTGTACATCACTAAGTTAAAATCATATATATTAGTGAGTGTTTTCTTTTAGACcatatttttacatttttttcttgGCATATTTAAATTAAAGTGTTTGGCTGTTTCTTCAAATGATTCTCATTATTGCAGTTGAATATAAGCTCAATTGTCCAAATGCTTATTTTGATATCGATCTTGGAAAAAAAGGTCCAACTACGACCTGTGTTTTTCTTTgatcatttataattttattttaacttaaTAGATCATAACTTGGTAGAATAATAGTTTGTGGGATATTATTGTATTGGTTATTTCAAATTAATAGTGATTGGTGTGCTCTAATTATCGCAATACATTTAAAGTTTTAAATGCAAAACCTTAAATTCTAACTTATTGATCTCAAAGTATCATGTTCGCCGTGATATTTGGCAGTTTTTTGTCCCATTTCTTGTTTAACTATAGATGCTTATTACTGATAAGTCTCAGTGTAGGACAAAATTGTTCAGTGGACTTCTCAGCTCTCGTCATTTTCTACATCTAATACTTAATTATTGACGAtgatttgataaattatttgtGAAAAGAATATTCATGTTGGATATGCTAGATCCATAGAACTAACTTGTTAAatgtcttatttttgtaattatatTTTGAGAATCTGAATTTCTGGTTTTCACGCCAAAAGCGCCCATTTTCACCTTTATATCGTATTTCCCATTTGTCAGGACcttaaatgtcattggttcCTTGTCTCTTTTAATATGCTGTTTTGTAACGTTTCCCAAAGACATTTTAATGATGTATATATACTCTTGAATtgtgcttgttgttgttgttcatgcTTCTGGTTGCTTGTGGAAtccatttttttctcttctgaacctggacttctctctctagttagcggggctgagaCGTATTGGAATAATTGGCTCATTTGGTCATCGTGTCGTTGAGTTTTCGTTCCGTTTGTAGacttaagtgaactcgtaatctcttcaaacatagcaatTCAGGATTTCTTTTTCCTAatggataaaaataaaattgatattaATCTTGTTGAAATAACATTTAGTTCATTTTCAATATGTTATGCAATCAACTGGCAATGGTTACTGGTTACAGAAACATATTCCGTACAGTGTGAATAATGTGAATTATTGGTCTTGAAATGCGTTTGCATTGCTGAATTGTGTTGCAGTATAAAAGTGGAgcaaataataaaaatcttttGTCAATGTGTTGTTGCAATCTGGTAATGATTACAAAATTATATCCTTATCAACTTCAACTTTATATCACATCTACAGGTTATTCATATATCTGATACATACTCATAAAATGAATTATGATTGATCAAATAGTGatttaatgaatatataataactttttaACTTTCGTGCTCCATTTTAAAACTGAAAACAGACCACAATACCCTgaaaattcatatttatatatgacctgacctttgcattcaaaagagattcgtacaatcactttccctgccctggccatcagtttaagatttccttcaaaagaactatttttcatacttcctttttttttttaacttttgtaattttatttctgttgcttttggaacttaataacttctcaacattcatctcttgattcttacgtaactaccatcctcttgaccatccgttaaaattctgttccttctttgtttcttacattacgcaacgtagcaacttcttgatcaatttgaatattaaaaatcctctttcttccaattaatcaatgttaatttaaatgtcattatgtaattattacgtaacatatCTACTCTatgagtattatatcattattgtaaatcatatattagtgtagagtcatgatgaaaaactaattgaaaagaaatttcttcgctcaattcgtttcttctttatttaccaaatcgcaaaatgggaattttcactatatttattaatttggttTATATTTCTACTTAACGCTTATCAACATTTTTTATTCTAATCCGAATGTTTTGTACCTGTCCTTTTATTGAAATACAAACTACAAATTTTGTATTCTTCTATAAGTCTCTTTCATTTTGTCAAACATCTCTAGTTGTGGAATATCATAGCTGGTTTTTTACAAACTAATACAAGCACAGATTACTTACCAAGACTTATACATTGTAAGAAAAGGGAGAATACTGTAAATACATTTAACTGTCATAAGCTTATGACCCAAAAATGTCAATGTCCTTAATTATCCAGCACGCTAATTATCAATTGCTTTTAATCATGGTTAGATAATTTTCACACTTAAATGTGGATATTGGGTAAAATAATAGAATTTTCACTGTGTTAAGTTACTAATAATATCATCAAACCCGACTTCATACAACAAATTACCGTAAATTTTTCGTCTGCATGATAACTTGTATTTCTGTTATGCTTCTGCTAATTAACTTTCTACTTATTCTGTTGTTACACCGTTTGTTCTTGCATTCGTTGTAAAGTTGAATATTGATAATTCAATTAATCGAATTCATGTGTACCCCTTTTACGAACCTATTACATCACCTCTTTCTAGGCCACTTCCCACCTAGATTTATACATTTTCTAGATTGTTCTTCTAATTATGTACATACATCTAAATTCATAAATTACCTTTGTCGTTTCAAGTCGTCGTAGATATTCGCTTCAGTTTCTCAATATCATTCTGTCTTTCAACAAACGTTTTGTTATAGTATATGCTATTTATACGGATAGATAAAAGTATTATGTATCAGGAATTGAAAATAGGATTCTTACCGAAGTGAAAAGTGGAGAAAGAAAAAAGTAGTCagattaaaaatatgaatggaAGGACATTGAAGTTTATAAGATACAATTCAAGGCAAATGTCTAAATTATGTCTTCACAATGtatgtttttcatattttataaatgcAGTGTGTGATTTTGCTTGATACAATAAATTGGTTCATCCTACCCAAATCTTTGTTCATTACATTGGTAATTCAATGAAAACTTTTTAGAGTTGTCtagaatttacaaaatatagtGAGTTCATAATAATTTTGTTCAAACATTTTCCCTGATTTTACTTATACTTTTgttgttttgttcttttttctttaccATAAATTAGGTTTGGCAAGTAGGTGATAATAAATTTGTCCATAGTTTACAAGAACATGAAGATGGTGTAACATGTGCTGTGATATCAGGTTCTGTAATTATTTCTGGTTCTTATGATAAAACTGTCATACTTTATGACTTTGATGTAATTTAAGTAGTTTatactgttgttattattattattgacagtTTTACGTTTTATCATATCATCTGGTCATTGGACACTTTTTTGACCTATTTGATCATTTCTTATTTTAATGGGTCTTTCTCGAACaatcttttcttcttttatctCACATTTATTCTTTGTTTCAATGGTCACTATAAACTGGATATCGTAGTTGGTAGTAgtatttcattgattttattttacctTGTCACTGTATTTTCTCCCTATATATTATGAATTTGAGCGATTCCCATCCCTTCAAACTATGTTGTTTTGATTTTTTAAGTATTTTTTTTCGAAAATGTTACTGGAGTTCGAACTTTAAAAAGAATATATTCTATTCTTGATAGTCTGTCACAAAATAAACAAGCTATCATTTTATTATGTAGGACATACTCCGAATTTCCTTTTGTTTTGAgcatttttataatatttattaatttcactTCATTGTTGACTTTATTACTTATTGTAAGTCtttgtttaataaaatttcTTCATGTCGTGTTTTGAATACCTTAGTTTAATTATTCTGATATGTTTGTCTAATTCTCTCAGTTTATTGTTCCGTTATAATTGAAGTGATATTTTAAATAGTCCGATATAGTCGTGTAATTGTAGATAAGACTGGGTTTACTAAAGAATTATGAACACGTCAGTTATTCGCATCAATTCAACTATCTGTTCAATGTTATTAGCATTATAATTATTAGACTAGGATCACCATATAATAATACAGGTGTCGATTTCTGAAGTTTCCGCCTATCTTTTACACCCTATAAAAAACCTGTTTCCAAATCGGATATTTGTAAGTGATACACATTTAGTTTGTGTTTTTCAAAGGACTATAATGATTTACCTATATTCTAAGAAGGCAACACTCGAAACTATACGAAAGATTTAACCTTCAGTGTTTCGAACATAGATCAAAGCTACTATCTCCGATATAATATCTACAAGAGACCTGGATTTATGCTTACAAGAAATGTAGGTTCAAATAGTGGATTGCAATTGCATGGAATTTTTATGTACTTACCaataatataattcatttgtttggATTAAGTGTTAATCGATAAGTTTTTTAACTTCAGTTATAGGGCCCACTTACGTACATATATCATGCCTTGGAAAAATTTCAATCctcaagtaagtaaataataatcctCATTGTGGGCAATTTGTGCGCGCTACTGTTATAAGCAACTTCTATCGGCCGTTTGAATACTCTGAGTTTCTCCAAATACTTAAGTATATGTGATAATTAggattatttgaattaatttgGAATCCCGACCATCCAACAGTGCAGTAGACTTTGGTTTAAATGATTAACAGAtttcactgctgtttccacagctgtttgtatatctttccaagcaacattcgagtcagcctcgttttcagaactacctacgTATGACGTCAGTTGTTTCTGTATTACATTGActaacatagcatctaaaatactagcctcaataattatcgagcGTCTAACTAaaactcgtgaactgcaaacacgagaaaatcagactggcttcagacctggtcgtggctgcatagaccacatattcaccattcgtcaggttttaAAACACAGGCATGCTCAGTGGCGTCAGACAATCATAATTTTTCTTAATTGAGaagcggcatttgactctgtagaccgagcggttctgtggcagtgtgtgtcattgaaaggcgtacctcagaagtaaataaaccttgtgaaggctctttattcgaacactactagtcgagtcagagcttatggagaaCGGTCATCAGATTTCGCAACCTCAATTGGTGtccatcaaggctgtccacattctccatttttgtttagcttcatcatagacctactgatggaactaacgttctcgtcgactgaattctcgggtattgagcTCCTTCCAGGTGGTCTACTTATCGACTGGTTGGTATTACTTACTTTCACTTCTAAAGTGTGTTTCTTACTCAAGCACTTTGtgaataagttaattaaattaactttaaaattgCTTAGCCAAGAATTATTCCAGTGTTTTTCTGTTCATGAAGTTTAGTATACTAACAGTTCACAAAGTAGGGGCTTTGTTATAATACAATTAGTCCTCATACTCCCTTAATATAATTTAGGTATAATTCGACTTAGAATACTCAGATGATAtaatcctgtttggtgaagacgctcataaaatgcagagtcttttggtaacactgagcaacaatgccagaatgtttggaatgcccttctctccctctaaatgcaagttgttgcttcaggactggtctgcgtcaacacctgaactaaggatagggagtgaagtagttgaacgcgttgacaacttcacttatcttggaagtctgatcagccctaatgggttggtgtctgacgaaatctcagcacggattcgaaaagctcgtttggcttttgccaacttacgtcacctatggcgaaggcgataTATCCGTCTagcaattaagggacgagtgtACTGTatggcagttcgttctgtcctactttacgcCTGTAAAACAtcgccattaagagtagaaaatattcgtaagctactagtatttgaccacagatgcctcagagaTAATGccggcgtctgctgggatcaccgggtaagtaatagtgagattagacgcagggtattagggaatgatggacaatcagttggtgaggttgtgaatcttcatcgactgagattgttgggccacgtgttacgtatgcccgaacaccgattatcacgatgtgcaatgctaaccggtgtttgGGACGGTTGGAAGAATATTAGGTGctgtcaaaccaaaacgtggcatcagtgcttgaagtcactaacttctagtctgagccatgttggtagatacagactacttggtttgggtccgcgtgactatcgttaCCAGTGAttgaagactctgggtgacatggctcagaattaaTCACAGTGGCGTTGGTGTATATACAGTCTTCCCTTGAAGTTTGAGATTAAAGTTGCTTTatgtctttctttctaccaactaattcttccttcctgtaTTATCTACTTTACAAAATCTTTCCGTTTATCATTCCACATTTTTCGTATAGTCTTGAGTATGCATCTAAAGTATCTATGTGTTTCTCTAATGAAATCTGCTTATCTCATCGGTAAAGGTTGTGTAAGATTCAATTTGATGGTTCTGTGTGTGAAAATTCCTTCATGTATACACTTGTAATATATTCCTATTGATTCCTTAAGTCGtacattttgttagtctttTTTATTCCGTTTGAGATtctaatatttgtattttaccATAGTTTTTTTCTTGCGCTGTATCTGAGTTTTAATGTTTCCTCCTGAaatgcatttatgttgttttagaTGATACTTAGTTTAAGCGGCAGCCATATTAATTTGTTCCTCATTTGATTGTGCTGAGTGGAATTGtatatttttgattgtgaatcGAAGCACTCTTTCAGAATAAGAAACAGTTTGTGTTATAAACCAACCAGATATTATCTTCCGatcgaatctgtacgtgatctatccagaaaggatagaataacatttttttGTTCCCTTGGTAATTTTTTTATATCTTTtatcaatttgtttatttattctaattttgATTTGCACACTggttgaacaattattggttggatgaCTGAGTGGTAATATTTGTGTAGacaataatgtatatttatatttataattaaatctAGAACTGTCACTTGCCTAATCACCTTATTTTGAATTCAACTCGGTAATAGCGCGTATCTAAACTACTTACACAGTCATTTTTCAGTtcaaaccttagtttggattctacagattgcactaacaaacaatctGAATTATTACCAGGTCAGTTTTGTGGTGATTGTCGAGGAATATTGTCAACGTGTTGAGTTTGTTTGACACTcctgtgctgaaccgtatagtcgtatgaactcaaagcaatactccatcgttgAACCATAGCAGCTGAGGAACGTGCTGAAGACATttcaggatgataaataaattttaaagctTCATGGTCAGTAACAATAGCGAATtttttccgaataaatatttatgaggtcttttaacagcccaaaacacagctaatgcttctaGCTGAGACTgcgaataaccttgttcagtaacattaagtttgcgtgaaacacataactggtctaccttcctg
The genomic region above belongs to Schistosoma haematobium chromosome 2, whole genome shotgun sequence and contains:
- a CDS encoding hypothetical protein (EggNog:ENOG410WH3M~COG:K), encoding MIVFQIWNISTGVCYHTLIRPIYRNNLTETAVFSSSVSCLHLDYSQNRLVVAYHDGTVLAKHLSAFNPLINGHNHDISLTNTANNNNSSITWAFYPSTIYLDEYLYKTDYKSGSLIRCLTGDAWHIICGSDDKSIKVIHISDTYS